A DNA window from Rhodospirillales bacterium contains the following coding sequences:
- a CDS encoding GldG family protein: MRPFHAGLVLLVAVAALIGSVAVRLIANEWNPGSVLLGLGGLSLAVVGGYFLRIRLRAGMTRRRGEIALFAVGACAVLVVIGAFASRVPLRFDLTTQGSHSLSQQTVDMLSRLPAPVHITFFYDSALRTTVELYELFADAAPQVTIEFHNPNLNPAAARRAGVQFAGTAVLESEGRRHFVHGPTETDIANGVLRVSLGVKQRICFLDGHVEADPFSLESHDHQEGAPGHSHGLGAKFVLHERHGMAKARNALETINYEVVKVTLAGATESLEPCSVLVVAGPKTALLQGEVEAIRTWLEEGNNAFFMLDPFVDTGLEPLVRDWGIVPMDAIVIDDARYFWADVSTPTVTTYNHHKITRDLALTFYPGVRPFAPTSERVPGTAVIPAVNSSPTSWAETDQVRAERDPEEQTGPLTLVAISSRRLGDETEETDALRSRIVVAGDADFAQNSFFHLLGNGNLFLNIVNYLAEQENLIGLEPRTYDLPEINMTNREMKGTFFFAVVLWPALLALAGTVIWWRRR, encoded by the coding sequence GTGAGGCCCTTTCACGCGGGTCTGGTGCTGCTGGTCGCTGTGGCGGCACTCATCGGGTCCGTTGCCGTCCGACTGATTGCCAACGAGTGGAACCCCGGGAGCGTGTTGCTCGGGCTGGGGGGGCTGTCGCTCGCGGTCGTTGGCGGCTATTTCCTCAGGATCCGGCTGCGCGCCGGAATGACGCGACGCCGTGGCGAAATCGCCCTGTTTGCGGTGGGCGCGTGTGCGGTTCTGGTGGTCATCGGGGCTTTCGCGTCACGCGTCCCCCTGCGTTTCGACCTTACAACGCAGGGTTCTCATTCGCTGTCCCAACAAACCGTTGACATGCTTTCGCGGTTGCCCGCGCCAGTGCACATTACGTTTTTCTACGACTCCGCCCTGCGTACTACAGTGGAGCTCTACGAACTGTTCGCCGACGCTGCGCCGCAGGTCACGATCGAGTTCCACAATCCGAACCTCAATCCGGCCGCGGCGCGGCGGGCAGGCGTGCAGTTTGCCGGCACGGCGGTGCTCGAGAGCGAGGGGCGGCGGCACTTCGTACACGGTCCGACGGAAACCGACATTGCCAACGGCGTTCTTCGGGTGTCGCTTGGCGTCAAGCAGAGGATCTGCTTCCTGGACGGCCATGTGGAGGCCGATCCCTTCAGCCTCGAATCGCACGATCACCAGGAGGGGGCACCGGGTCATTCGCACGGCCTCGGGGCCAAGTTCGTCCTGCACGAGAGGCACGGGATGGCGAAAGCGCGAAACGCCCTGGAGACGATCAATTACGAGGTCGTCAAGGTGACCCTCGCAGGCGCTACGGAGTCCCTCGAACCTTGTTCGGTTCTCGTGGTCGCGGGTCCCAAGACGGCGTTGCTGCAGGGTGAGGTCGAGGCGATACGCACGTGGTTGGAGGAAGGAAACAACGCGTTCTTCATGCTTGACCCGTTCGTCGATACCGGTTTGGAGCCGTTGGTCCGTGACTGGGGCATCGTCCCCATGGACGCGATCGTGATCGACGATGCCAGGTACTTTTGGGCGGATGTCTCAACGCCAACGGTGACGACCTACAATCACCACAAGATTACTCGGGATCTGGCGCTGACCTTCTACCCAGGGGTGCGGCCGTTCGCGCCGACGTCCGAGAGGGTTCCCGGAACAGCGGTCATTCCTGCGGTGAATTCATCGCCGACCTCCTGGGCGGAGACCGACCAGGTCAGGGCCGAGCGAGATCCGGAAGAGCAAACCGGTCCGCTCACGCTGGTTGCGATCTCGTCGCGGCGTCTGGGCGATGAAACTGAAGAGACGGACGCGTTGCGATCGCGAATTGTGGTCGCAGGCGACGCCGACTTCGCGCAGAATTCCTTTTTCCATCTGCTGGGCAACGGAAATCTCTTTCTGAACATTGTCAACTACCTGGCAGAGCAGGAAAATCTGATCGGTCTCGAGCCCCGGACCTATGATCTTCCC
- a CDS encoding ABC transporter permease has protein sequence MNGVFAVYGKEIKLYFRSPIAYFVLAVFLLGTGYFFSYNLFVSGLATMRETFQNMGLLAVILLPVVSMRLFATEYSAGTYELLATLPLAPWQVVLGKYLGALTMLGLMALGTVLDLVPLYLFGAPETSTIFSGYLGFLLLGSACLAIGQLCSSLTENQIVAALVTVSILLGFWFVGHLQSFQTVQFLRELFLYVSFAWHFGEFIEGLARFESLALFVLFAAGALILNVCALEWRR, from the coding sequence ATGAACGGAGTGTTTGCGGTCTACGGCAAGGAGATCAAACTCTACTTCCGGTCGCCGATCGCGTATTTCGTCTTGGCGGTGTTCCTGCTCGGGACAGGATATTTCTTTTCGTACAACCTGTTCGTTTCCGGTCTCGCGACCATGCGGGAAACGTTCCAGAACATGGGTCTGCTGGCAGTGATTCTGTTGCCCGTGGTGTCGATGCGCTTGTTTGCGACCGAGTACAGCGCGGGCACCTACGAGCTCTTGGCTACGCTGCCGCTAGCACCGTGGCAGGTGGTCTTGGGAAAGTACCTCGGGGCGCTCACGATGCTCGGCCTAATGGCGTTGGGCACAGTGCTTGACCTAGTACCGCTGTACCTGTTTGGAGCGCCCGAAACCAGCACGATTTTCTCGGGTTATCTGGGTTTCCTGCTGCTGGGCAGCGCTTGCCTGGCAATCGGGCAGCTCTGCTCGTCCTTGACCGAGAATCAAATCGTGGCCGCGTTGGTGACTGTTTCGATTCTCTTGGGCTTTTGGTTTGTCGGGCATTTGCAGTCGTTTCAGACCGTGCAATTCCTGCGAGAGCTTTTTCTCTACGTCTCCTTCGCCTGGCACTTCGGTGAGTTCATCGAGGGACTGGCCAGGTTCGAGTCGCTGGCGCTGTTCGTGCTCTTTGCGGCCGGTGCGCTGATATTGAACGTCTGCGCTCTGGAGTGGAGACGCTGA
- a CDS encoding ABC transporter ATP-binding protein: MSHPVELHSLTKTYGERTVVDRVSFHVGQGEIVGFLGPNGAGKTTTLRMIAGYLAPTSGQVTVAGHDVISSPTESAAAVGYAPERPALYESFDVLGYLHFVARAKRVRRADTASQLDRVISACRLEAVARSEVYKLSKGYRQRLGLAQALLGQPEVLLLDEPTSGLDPGQISETREVIRSFGHDHSVLLSTHILPEVTLLCDRIAILHHGQLLAIDSPAGLATAVGRANRVELQVAACELSDLKERLFDISGVIRVDVDDRQDPYTVNCAVDSSGNVEAAIARVVTSDWDLLGLQRHDPSLEDVFLHYVEGAA, encoded by the coding sequence GGGCCAGGGCGAGATCGTCGGATTCTTGGGGCCGAACGGCGCCGGCAAGACCACCACCCTCCGGATGATCGCCGGCTACCTCGCGCCGACCTCAGGTCAGGTGACCGTTGCCGGCCACGACGTGATCAGTTCGCCCACGGAAAGCGCGGCCGCGGTCGGGTACGCGCCGGAGCGTCCCGCGCTCTACGAGAGTTTCGACGTCCTGGGCTACCTGCACTTTGTGGCCCGCGCCAAGCGGGTGCGTCGTGCCGACACCGCCAGCCAGCTTGATCGCGTCATTTCCGCCTGCCGCCTCGAAGCGGTTGCCCGAAGCGAGGTCTACAAGTTATCGAAGGGGTATCGCCAGCGACTCGGCTTGGCCCAGGCCCTGCTCGGACAACCTGAGGTCCTGCTCCTCGATGAACCAACGTCGGGACTGGACCCCGGGCAGATTTCGGAAACCCGCGAAGTCATCCGTTCATTCGGCCACGACCATTCCGTCCTGCTGAGTACCCATATCTTGCCGGAGGTGACTTTGCTCTGCGACCGGATCGCCATCCTGCACCACGGTCAGCTGCTCGCCATCGATTCTCCGGCGGGATTGGCGACGGCAGTGGGACGAGCCAACCGGGTTGAGTTGCAGGTGGCAGCTTGTGAACTATCCGACCTCAAGGAGCGGCTGTTCGATATCAGCGGCGTGATCCGGGTCGACGTGGACGATCGACAGGACCCGTACACGGTCAACTGTGCAGTCGACTCAAGCGGCAACGTTGAGGCGGCTATCGCAAGGGTGGTGACCAGCGACTGGGACCTGCTGGGACTGCAGCGGCACGACCCGTCGCTGGAGGACGTGTTCCTGCACTACGTCGAGGGGGCGGCATGA